The following coding sequences are from one Tubulanus polymorphus chromosome 12, tnTubPoly1.2, whole genome shotgun sequence window:
- the LOC141913969 gene encoding receptor-type tyrosine-protein phosphatase kappa-like produces the protein MYRERNIFRFLLLFILCLFITNTSAKCFGKSCTGWECHCSNTALDVCPIKGQNIDGALTCPNPNTACESTIKIPYPWTPPGWTGPACQIGNVARGKTVTMSSTYYAHSGSKCVDGRTVSATNTWIGGKEICHTEADQDAWIRIDLGTQYVVHNVTLWDRTDAAGCTAEWSEWKKRARNMEIRVGNEYGTNTSISTSNPICAYQGPPLCGKNKTSACSTGPIVGQYVTVQHKNIGKAEYLALAEIEVIGFKYIAPGDCSKGSNSFGCMIECYPCYNSESCNYLNGTCQSGCSQNYIGKWCESEFKLFSPLTKYALTDYSVKVSWTAYSGSVVDSGRGTVSVHYQVDYRKISENTWTNQESAGVLTHHTITGLTPDTGYKIAVRLQKLGNSQLVSTASLTSPVLNVQTLCADPLNGPKDVRVVSTAVENSNTWPQTTNLILAWTALTAAQLQCDVTKTVYQVKYKQLNGQTWTTTVAQPTGHTLTGLEPYTDYEVRVGVKNDVTQKFIYNQTINYQTPTAGNLKLETDLPNFYHRDSAPGPVTSLTVSRQTNSGFRVTCSTPDKPNGIIIQYRLWYKLLRYKTCPTPAQGGEPKEISLSSNTAVEHVFTGLKPYAEYEITVSAETSAGGLDLNKRTVTGITLQSEPTGKPDLADVTVETIPNSVSKPDTYIDATFKDLACENQHGPLKHYRYKLLEKDTMKLVKDGTTSNKQFRIDKLIPFTEYELTYNWVNSKGSSEESPSKIFTTDEAVPGVPIPEARSAAPNSIIFAWSSPVPPLARIIKYNFMCGNATKNNSDQIQEFIREDVEPTVLTKTVTGLTQNKWYGCQVMAQGKKGWGPWSKKVHFLTQVGIPGPPASLDFSFTRDTLNTTLTWTPPNRPNGDITNYRLTCEPISSTSTTPLSERKTFNKPEIEGSTTTINITTSLIPFTQYNCSIFASTSKGESLPASVSFWTTGKITIPKLVIKKTAVTDTTVTLQIPRVNNTGNITGYEVIVKKHDGPINRRHNRTVNQSQYVSYEKAKQRGLSVYITAAFLPPKEPSEFIVGDTRNYSGYFNAPLETGKSYSFILGIVENYYGEIFRHYPPIEQQERITVKAPSNNAGIIGGVVAAVLILLLVAVVLVIVWRRGGFKTKETSHNAEISIVNISPSDKIIGKPLARLKGIPRQENTAFVNSTFSRESSAYFNIYDDPRPVNGKQDGEDHHYEIASKGATMICDLLGETLMKTSDEWKNMDEEFQSVLRLRRGLSECAEKVENLEKNRFPNILAYDSTRVVLEQTGEEPTSDYINANYIRGLTGHLICIACQAPLLSTINDHWRMIWQEKCPAIIVLTDLTEGQGKDKKVKCHRYWPTKLDAIGRYGDITVTVAEKMEKHTEPPAVVHFLSITKRGHKQAHNLLVCHYRGWPDHGVPFPASSVVRMQQFIKQRLTDPDQGLVLIHGSAGAGRTGCYIATEQLLEKAKKDGLVNVFDMFRKLRQQRPEMIQNMKQYILVHQILLEELILGPVAYTTTSFRESYEERKATRPVSKNVSDKIEEQFLVFKASTPIQDEESLAVAKLLNNVNKSRYKDILPEAQYQPQLSHKGFINASFVHTITNDNVFIATQSPLQKTITDFWQMIFDYNCELIVMMHQEYPQDPTYASYYPAVGSIKFGPFTITVKEVQLPCKTIVRRDLILQKQNESRRIRQIQFLGWPEDKSVPDLQYLFEFVKLVTREHVTSPIVVHCMNSTTRTGLFCAAFELITKVPSSEQIDIYHSVQKLRMTRPQFIPNLEQYKLLHDLVIFNFHGFDTYMTLN, from the exons ATGTACCGTGAAAGAAACATCTTTCGTTTTCTGCTGTTGTTCATTCTGTGTTTATTCATCACAAACACATCAG CAAAATGTTTTGGGAAGAGTTGTACTGGTTGGGAGTGTCATTGCAGTAATACAGCCTTGGACGTTTGTCCAATAAAGGGTCAGAATATAGATGGCGCTTTAACGTGTCCAAATCCTAACACTGCATGTGAGTCTACAATAAAAATTCCGTATCCCTGGACACCGCCAGGATGGACCGGACCAGCTTGTCAAATCG GAAACGTGGCTCGTGGTAAAACAGTTACAATGTCATCCACTTACTATGCCCATTCCGGTAGTAAATGTGTAGATGGTCGGACGGTAAGTGCTACGAATACTTGGATTGGTGGTAAAGAGATTTGTCACACTGAAGCGGATCAAGACGCCTGGATTAGAATTGATCTCGGAACTCAATACGTGGTACATAATGTTACACTTTGGGATAGAACAGACGCGGCTGGTTGCACCGCTGAGTGGAGTGAGTGGA AAAAACGCGCGCGCAACATGGAGATTCGAGTTGGAAATGAATATGGCACCAATACAAGTATTTCTACATCTAACCCGATATGTGCTTACCAGGGGCCCCCTCTCTGtggtaaaaataaaacatcagcATGCAGCACAGGTCCTATAGTTGGACAATACGTCACCGTTCAACACAAGAACATTGGTAAAGCAGAGTATCTCGCACTGGCAGAAATAGAAGTTATCGGGTTCAAATATATCG CACCCGGTGATTGCAGTAAGGGATCGAACTCATTTGGATGTATGATTGAATGTTATCCATGTTACAACAGTGAAAGTTGTAACTATTTGAATGGTACCTGTCAATCCGGCTGTTCACAGAATTACATCGGAAAGTGGTGCGAGTCAG aatttaaattgttttctCCATTGACAAAATATGCGCTGACAGATTACAGTGTAAAAGTCAGTTGGACAGCTTACTCGGGTTCTGTAGTAGATTCAGGACGTGGTACTGTCAGCGTCCATTATCAAGTCGATTATCGTAAGATATCAGAAAACACTTGGACTAATCAGGAATCTGCAGGAGTCCTTACACATCACACAATTACTGGTTTAACTCCTGATACTGGGTATAAGATAGCTGTTAGACTACAGAAATTAGGGAACAGTCAACTTGTATCAACTGCGAGTCTGACTAGTCCAGTACTAAATGTACAGACTTTGTGTGCAG ATCCATTAAACGGTCCTAAAGATGTTCGTGTGGTGTCCACAGCGGTTGAGAACAGTAACACGTGGCCCCAGACAACCAATCTCATACTTGCGTGGACC GCTTTAACTGCTGCGCAGTtacagtgtgacgtcactaAAACTGTTTATCAAGtcaaatataaacaactgAACGGACAAACATGGACCACAACTGTGGCGCAACCTACCGGCCACACACTAACAGGACTAGAACCATACACTGATTATGAAGTTAGAGTTGGTGTAAAGAATGACGTCACTCAGAAGTTTATCTACAACCAAACTATAAATTACCAAACGCCGACTGCAGGTAATCTGAAATTAGAGACAGATCTTCCAAATTTTTATCATAGAGACTCAG CTCCTGGACCTGTGACGTCACTCACTGTGTCCCGGCAAACAAACAGCGGCTTCAGAGTCACATGTTCTACACCTGATAAACCAAATGGAATTATCATTCAATACAGATTGTGGTACAAACTTCTCAGATATAAAACTTGTCCGACTCCAGCACAGGGCGGTGAACCTAAAGAGATTtcactttcatcaaatactgCTGTAGAACATGTATTCACTGGGTTAAAGCCTTATGCGGAATATGAAATCACGGTCTCGGCCGAAACCTCGGCTGGTGGCTTAGATCTAAACAAGAGGACTGTTACCGGGATAACTCTTCAGTCTG AACCAACTGGTAAACCTGACTTGGCTGATGTCACTGTTGAGACTATTCCAAATAGCGTATCCAAGCCAGACACTTATATTGATGCCACTTTCAAGGATTTGGCGTGTGAAAACCAACACGGACCTCTCAAACATTACAGATACAAGTTACTGGAGAAAGATACGATGAAACTTGTTAAAGATGGAACGACATCGAATAAACAGTTCAGAATAGATAAACTGATTCCGTTTACAGAGTATGAATTGACGTATAACTGGGTGAACAGTAAAGGTTCCAGTGAAGAATCTCCAAGCAAAATATTCACAACTGACGAAGCTG TTCCAGGTGTACCGATCCCTGAAGCTCGATCAGCTGCTCCAAACAGTATCATATTCGCGTGGAGTTCTCCTGTTCCTCCGTTAGcaagaattatcaaatataatttcatgtgTGGCAACGCCActaaaaataattctgatcaAATTCAGGAATTTATAAGGGAGGATGTTGAACCAACTGTGCTTACAAAAACAGTGACTGGACTCACACAAAACAAATGGTATGGTTGCCAG GTAATGGCACAAGGCAAAAAGGGTTGGGGACCATGGAGTAAAAAAGTTCACTTTTTGACGCAGGTTGGAA TACCAGGACCTCCCGCTTCTCTCGACTTCTCATTCACAAGGGATACATTGAACACTACATTGACATGGACACCACCAAACCGTCCCAATGGTGATATCACTAATTATCGT CTCACGTGTGAACCCATCAGTTCAACTTCCACAACACCTTTAtcagaaagaaaaacattcaacAAACCTGAAATCGAAGGCTCCACCACGACTATAAACATAACGACATCACTGATACCTTTTACTCAATACAACTGTTCAATTTTTGCCTCAACTAGTAAAGGCGAAAGTTTGCCTGCCAGTGTAAGCTTCTGGACAACGG GTAAAATAACAATTCCTAAACTGGTTATCAAGAAGACAGCGGTAACAGACACGACTGTTACACTTCAAATACCACGCGTTAATAACACTGGTAACATTAC CGGTTACGAGGTGATCGTGAAGAAACACGATGGACCAATCAACCGTCGCCATAATCGTACAGTCAACCAATCACAGTACGTCTCGTACGAAAAAGCTAAACAGCGAGGATTATCAGTTTATATTACTGCAGCATTTCTACCACCGAAAGAGCCTTCTGAGTTTATAGTTGGTGATACACGTAACTATAGTGGTTACTTTAATGCTCCTCTAGAAACTGGGAAATCTTACAGTTTTATTTTAGGAATCGTTGAGAATTATTACGGA gaaatatttCGGCATTATCCACCAATAGAACAGCAAGAGAGAATCACTGTTAAAGCACCGTCTAATAATGCAGGGATAATAGGTGGCGTTGTTGCAGCAGTTTTAATACTTTTATTGGTGGCTGTTGTTCTGGTTATAGTTTGGAG ACGCGGTGGATTCAAAACTAAAGAAACATCGCACAATGCAGAAATATCCATAGTGAATATTTCACCTTCCGATAAAATAATTGGTAAACCATTGGCAAGATTGAAGGGTATCCCAAGACAGGAAAATACTGCTTTTGtaaattctacattttcaaGAG AAAGCTCCGcgtatttcaatatctatgACGATCCGAGACCAGTAAACGGTAAGCAAGATGGCGAGGATCATCACTACGAAATCGCTTCTAAAGGCGCTACTATGATTTGTGACCTGTTGGGAGAGACCTTAATGAAGACCTCTGATGAGTGGAAGAATATGGATGAAGAATTTCAG AGTGTTCTCAGGTTGAGACGAGGATTGAGCGAGTGCGCTGAGAAAGTGGAAAATCTTGAGAAAAACAGGTTTCCAAACATATTGGCCT ATGATTCGACTAGAGTTGTTCTGGAACAAACCGGTGAAGAACCAACATCAGATTACATCAATGCCAATTATATTCGG GGATTAACTGGTCATTTGATATGCATTGCTTGCCAGG CTCCATTGCTATCTACAATCAATGACCATTGGCGGATGATTTGGCAAGAGAAATGTCCGGCTATTATTGTACTTACTGATCTTACTGAAGGACAAGGCAAAGATAAGAAG GTGAAATGTCATCGATATTGGCCAACAAAACTGGATGCAATAGGTCGATATGGAGATATTACAGTGACAGTTGCAGAGAAAATGGAAAAACACACTGAGCCTCCGGCAGTGGTTCATTTCCTATCGATTACAAAG CGTGGCCACAAACAAGCACATAATCTGTTAGTTTGTCACTATCGAGGATGGCCGGATCATGGTGTACCGTTCCCGGCTTCATCTGTTGTTCGTATGCAACAGTTCATCAAACAGCGTCTTACCGACCCGGATCAGGGACTTGTGCTGATTCATGGCAG TGCTGGTGCTGGAAGGACAGGTTGTTATATCGCAACGGAGCAGCTTCTTGAAAAAGCTAAGAAAGATGGACTCGTTAACGTATTCGACATGTTTAGGAAATTACGACAACAAAGACCAGAAATGATCCAAAATATG AAACAGTACATTCTCGTGCACCAGATTCTACTGGAGGAACTGATACTGGGACCAGTGGCATACACGACCACGAGTTTCAGAGAATCATACGAGGAAAGAAAGGCAACGCGACCAGTATCTAAAAACGTGTCTGATAAAATAGAGGAACAATTTCTT GTGTTCAAGGCATCGACTCCAATTCAAGACGAGGAATCACTAGCAGTGGCCAAACTACTCAACAATGTTAACAAGTCTCGATACAAAGACATCCTTCCTGAGGCACAGTATCAACCGCAACTCTCACATAAAGGGTTCATCAATGCTTCATTTGTGCAC ACGATCACAAATGACAACGTGTTTATAGCAACACAAAGTCCTCTACAAAAGACAATTACTGACTTCTGGCAAATGATCTTTGACTATAACTGTGAACTTATCGTAATGATGCATCAAGAATATCCACAAGATCCG ACATATGCAAGCTATTATCCTGCAGTTGGAAGTATCAAATTCGGTCCTTTTACGATCACCGTTAAGGAAGTTCAATTGCCCTGTAAGACCATCGTTCGTCGGGATTTGATCCTCCAAAAACAGAAT GAATCGCGTCGGATTCGTCAGATCCAGTTTTTAGGATGGCCTGAGGATAAGTCAGTTCCTGATTTACAATATCTATTCGAGTTTGTGAAGTTAGTTACAAGAGAACACGTGACCAGTCCTATTGTTGTACATTGCAT GAACAGCACCACGAGAACGGGGCTATTTTGTGCGGCATTTGAACTGATCACCAAGGTGCCATCTAGCGAGCAAATCGATATCTATCACTCTGTACAAAAACTACGAATGACACGACCTCAAttcattccaaatttg gaaCAATACAAGTTGCTGCATGACCTTGTGATATTCAACTTCCACGGATTCGACACTTATATGACCCTCAATTAG
- the LOC141913973 gene encoding receptor-type tyrosine-protein phosphatase kappa-like, protein MIWQEKCPAIIVLTDLTEGHGKEMKVKCHRYWPTKLNTKGRYGDITVTVAEKMEKHTEPPAVVHFLSITKRGHKQAHNLLVCHYRGWPDHGVPFPASSVVRMQQFIKQRLTDPDQGLVLIHGSAGAGRTGCYIATEQLLEKAKKDGLVNVFDMFRKLRQQRPEMIQNMKQYILVHQILLEELILGPVAYPTTSFRESYEERKATRPVSKNVSDKIEEQFLVLKASTPIQDEESLAVAKLLNNVYKSRYKDILPEAQYQPQLSHKGFINASFVHTITNENVFIATQSPLQKTITDFWQMIFDYNCELIVMMHQEYPQDPTYASYWPGAGSIKFGPFTITVEEVSLPCKTIVRRDLILQKQNESRRIRQIQFLGWPEDESVPDLQYLFEFVNLVTREHVTSPIVVHCMNSTTRTGLFCAAFELITKVPSSEQIDIYQCIQKLRMTRPQFIPNLEQYKLLHDLVIFNFHGFDTYMTLN, encoded by the exons ATGATTTGGCAAGAGAAATGTCCGGCTATTATTGTACTCACCGATCTGACTGAAGGACATGGCAAAGAAATGAAG GTGAAGTGTCATCGATATTGGCCCACAAAACTGAATACAAAAGGTCGATATGGAGATATTACAGTGACAGTTGCAGAGAAAATGGAAAAACACACTGAGCCTCCGGCAGTGGTTCATTTCCTGTCGATTACAAAG CGTGGCCACAAACAAGCACATAATCTGTTAGTTTGTCACTATCGAGGATGGCCGGATCATGGTGTACCGTTCCCGGCTTCATCTGTTGTTCGTATGCAACAGTTCATCAAACAGCGTCTTACCGACCCGGATCAGGGACTTGTGCTGATTCATGGCAG TGCTGGTGCTGGAAGGACAGGTTGTTATATCGCAACGGAGCAGCTTCTTGAAAAAGCTAAGAAAGATGGACTCGTTAACGTATTCGACATGTTTAGGAAACTCCGTCAACAAAGACCAGAAATGATCCAAAACATG AAACAGTACATTCTCGTGCACCAGATTCTACTGGAGGAACTGATACTGGGACCGGTGGCATACCCGACCACGAGTTTCAGAGAATCATACGAGGAAAGAAAGGCAACGCGTCCTGTATCTAAAAACGTGTCTGATAAAATAGAGGAACAATTTCTT GTGTTGAAGGCATCGACTCCGATTCAAGACGAGGAATCACTAGCAGTGGCCAAACTACTCAACAATGTTTACAAGTCTCGATACAAAGACATCCTTCCCGAGGCACAGTATCAACCGCAACTCTCACATAAAGGGTTCATTAATGCCTCTTTTGTGCAC ACGATCACAAATGAAAACGTGTTTATAGCTACACAAAGTCCTCTACAAAAGACAATTACTGACTTCTGGCAAATGATCTTTGACTATAACTGTGAACTTATCGTAATGATGCATCAAGAATATCCACAAGATCCG ACATATGCAAGCTATTGGCCTGGAGCTGGAAGTATTAAATTCGGTCCTTTTACGATCACTGTGGAGGAAGTTTCATTGCCCTGTAAGACCATCGTTCGTCGGGATTTGATCCTCCAAAAACAGAAT GAATCGCGTCGTATTCGTCAGATCCAGTTTTTAGGATGGCCTGAGGATGAGTCGGTTCCTGATTTACAATATCTATTCGAGTTTGTGAATCTAGTTACAAGAGAACACGTCACCAGTCCTATTGTTGTACATTGCAT GAACAGCACAACGAGAACGGGGCTATTTTGTGCGGCGTTTGAACTGATTACCAAGGTGCCATCTAGCGAGCAAATCGATATCTACCAGTGTATACAAAAACTACGAATGACACGCCCTCAAttcattccaaatttg gaaCAATACAAGTTGCTGCATGACCTTGTGATATTCAACTTCCACGGATTCGACACTTATATGACCCTCAATTAG
- the LOC141914165 gene encoding receptor-type tyrosine-protein phosphatase kappa-like: MTESKITIPQLVVKKTAITNTTVTLRITRVNTGNITGYEVIVKKHDGLINRRRKRAVNQSQYVSYGEAKQRGLSVYITAVLPPEVPSEFTVGDTRNYSGYFNAPLETGKSYSFILGVVENCNGETFRHYPPIEQQERIIVKAPWGITGIIGGVVAAVLILLLVSVVLFIVWRRGGFKTKETSNNAEVSMEYISDKSIGKFLARLKVRGVLRKGNTAYVNSTLSIESSAYYNIYDNPRAVHGKQDGVDHHYDIASKGAIMICDLLGETLMKTSDEWKNMNEEFQSVLKLRRGLSACAEKVENVKKNRFQNILACR, encoded by the exons ATGACCGAAA GTAAAATTACAATTCCTCAACTGGTTGTCAAGAAGACAGCGATAACAAACACGACTGTTACACTTCGAATAACACGTGTTAACACTGGTAACATTAC CGGTTACGAGGTGATCGTGAAGAAACACGATGGACTAATCAACCGTCGCCGGAAGCGTGCAGTCAACCAATCACAGTACGTCTCGTACGGAGAAGCTAAACAGCGAGGATTATCAGTTTATATTACTGCAGTTCTACCACCGGAAGTGCCCTCTGAGTTTACAGTTGGTGATACACGAAACTATAGTGGTTACTTCAATGCTCCTCTAGAAACTGGGAAATCTTACAGTTTTATTTTAGGAGTCGTTGAGAATTGTAACGGA GAAACGTTTCGGCATTATCCACCAATAGAACAGCAAGAGAGAATCATTGTTAAGGCACCGTGGGGTATTACAGGAATAATAGGTGGCGTTGTTGCAGCTGTTCTAATACTGTTATTGGTGTCTGTGGTTCTATTTATAGTTTGGAG ACGCGGTGGATTCAAAActaaagaaacatcgaacaaTGCAGAAGTATCCATGGAGTATATTTCTGATAAAAGTATTGGTAAATTTTTGGCAAGATTGAAAGTGAGAGGTGTCCTAAGGAAAGGAAATACTGCTTATGTAAATTCTACATTATCAATAG AAAGCTCCGCGTATTACAATATCTATGATAATCCGAGAGCAGTACACGGTAAGCAAGATGGCGTGGATCATCATTACGACATCGCTTCTAAAGGCGCTATTATGATTTGTGACCTGTTGGGAGAGACCTTAATGAAGACCTCTGATGAGTGGAAGAATATGAATGAAGAATTTCAG AGTGTTCTCAAGTTGAGACGTGGATTGAGCGCCTGCGCTGAGAAAGTGgaaaatgttaagaaaaaCAGGTTTCAAAACATATTGGCCTGTAG ATGA